The genome window TTGTTGCCATTGAGAAAGACGGAAGGATAGGTCTTAGGAGAGATCCTAGCCACGAATCCAGTGTATCACGCCGTCGATTAAGCATGGACACCGATGCAGAATCCGTTTCCACTATCCCGGACAAGCCATCCGCGTCGCTTGAAGATGCGCCACGCGCAAGCAAGCCCTTCTTCCAAGAAGCAATCCCAGAGTCGCCCCGCCACCTAATTGATCCCCCAAAGACACCCACGGAGCAAATGGGGGCTGTCACCGACGAGCCAAGTGTCAACCCCGACAAGAAGGTAGACGCGGAGGAACCATCACCTTCATTGCTGCCAGCAGAGCCTGTCACGGTAGAGCCTGTTACAGCTTCGCCGAAGAAGGAAAACAAGCCCCCAGCAGCTCCTGTAGGTGCCAATGGTAAGGCCAAGGTCGAGAACAcgaaagaagcaaaagagcCAAAGCAGACAGCTCCCGCAGCAACTGCAAAGGCTAGCGCTCCCAAGAAAACAACCACCACTCGACCCAGCACCATCTCCACGAAAGCTCCGAACACCAAGCCTCCAGCAAAGTCTCCTTCCGCAACGAGGCCAACAGCAAGCGCCACACACAAGCCTGAGCCCAAACCAGCTCCTAAGGCTGCTTCAGCATCAAAGAAGGAGACAAAACCGGCACCAAAGACTATGCCAACAGCTACACGACCTTCAGCGACTAGCGCAACCAAGAAGCCTCAGCCATTGAAGCCCACCCCTAGCGATGCTCCCTTCGTGAAACCAAAGCCCAAGTCTCCCACGAAGCCTGTGCACCTCCCTGCTTCTCTCATGGCACCAACTGCATCCTCCGGTGCCAAGACAGGCCGTCAGGTTCAACCTTCGGCCAGCTCACAGAATCTCAGCGTACCTGCTCGCCCAGCCAGCCGGGCGAGCGCGACAGGAGCTGGCGCCAGTACTGGCAAAACCGTCAAGCGTCAACCTTCGAACGTCGGCCGCTCACGGCCAAGCCTTGGCCCTCCTCCCAAGAAGGCCTCCGATCCCGCTCACCCCAAGAAGGAAGCACCAGTCGATGAGAGCTTTTTGGCCCGCATGATGCGACCAACACAAGCTTCCGCTCAAAAGACTTCCGAGAAAGTGCCTACGACACCGCCCAAGAAGACGGTAAAGCGACCAACATCTTCAGGAGCCGATGCCACACGCCGCGAGAGCAGCATGAAAACTCCGGGAAGCGCCAAGAAACCTGCCAGGAAGGCAGCTGAATCCAAGTCGGTGACTGGTTCAGTCGTCTCAGACGAGACCTTCAAGGTTGAGCCCGTGGTTGAAGAGAAGGTACCCGAGCCTGCTAAGTCAGAAAGTCCCGAGGTGCCCGAGATTGAAACCGAGGTATCCCAAACCAACAATGCTCCTgagggcttgaagaagcctgAACCAGGGCCCGTTGTGGAGGACGCTCctgttgaagttgaggagcCCGCTCCAGAGGAATCCCAGGCCGAGGTTGACCCAAAGGAATCGAGCAaagaggagcaggagaagaaggaaggcGTCCGCCCTATCGCCCCCGAGATACCcaaagaggagaagcctgTTGATGTTCTCGAAACCACCGCTACTGAGGAGCCCATCGCCTCTCCCAGGGAGACTCCTGCTGATGAGTCCGAGGAGTCCAGGGAGCAGGAGCCCACGACTGAATCTAAGAAGCCAATTGAGAACGACGATATCGTTCCTCTAGTAGAGGAGGGCTCTACTCAGCCCCCTGTTGTCATCGAGGAGACAAACAAGGCATCAGCCACTGATCCTGAACCAGAGACCACGGAAGAGATGATTCCCTTGTTGGAGAAGGATGCCGAGTCAGCCGAGACGAAGACTGCAGAGAATAAGGACAACAAGATTGACATCATAAACAGGAATGATACCAAGGAAGACGAGAAGGCCgctgaggatgttgaagagaaggatacCACTGGAGAGAAGAttgacgaagagaagacggAAGACCAGGAAAGCGTTACCAAGACGGAATAAACTTGGGATAGATTGTGGGAGATACAAGATTGCTGATTTAGCCATGGAGGAGGGGATGTACTGTTTGAGCCGTTGTATAGATACCTGTTTTAAGCGAAGGCGAATGGTGATTTTATCGCATACTTATTGTAAAAAGAGCATCTGAAAACGAGATTGCGAGATAACAAAAATATTTGTAATGCGAAAGGCAGTTTCTCATGCTGAGATTGATTTTTGATACAAAAATCGTCCTTGTTGGACTTAATCTAGTTGTACAATACAAGCTTCCCTATTTATCGTATCATGAAAGCACACAGGCTCCTCCCACCACCCAAGCAACCTCCCCTCTAGATATCCATGCTTATGAAACCCGGCATACTAACAGACCACCCTGTTTTCTCGCGAGTGCCTCCCTTACTTCCAGCATACCCTTCGACGTCGACACAAACATGCACTCGCCAAGATTTAACCCCGGCACGACACCACCATCCACCTTCGTAGGAAACCCTCTCGCCAATCTAGCCAGCTCCGCAATGTTGGCCGTCATAAGACGCTTCGGCGTGCTAATAGCGTTGGCCTTTCCGAGGACGGGTTTACCGTCCCAGTACTTAAGGCCGAGCCACAAGCGCATCCTGGCTACGTTGGCGTTTGTCACACGCACTGGAGGCTCAGAAACCATCTGCTCGAGCGTTGGGGGATGAGGACCGGAACGGTAGATTGCCGAGAAGAAACCTGATCGGTGAAGAGCGAGGGCGAGTTGAAGGTTGTATTTGCAATTCTTGACAGATGTTATACCCAGGCGGGCTTTAGAGGCGTTTTGGAGATGCGAACACATGTTCGCGATGTTGGTGACTGAGGGCATAATGGGCGGTCTAGAGAATGGACGGTATCGATTTGAGTGAAGGAGAGTTTCGTCGTCTCGTTGGAAACGTCTTTTGGTTCTACGTTAACGCTTTGTTAACATTTGTTTCCTTGCGGCTCCTATCACGGAATTTGGATACGGAATTGTCGAACTCACCACTAGAAGAAGGCGAGACTAGGTCTTCGAATTTAGGAAACCTATTGACCGAGATAAAATCTCCCACCTTCAATTGTCGAAGATTCAGAGCGAGGAAATGCCGGCCAATATCTCGATTTCAACGAGACTCTCTGTAGAGCGTTGTAGATCCCGGGCCAAAAATTCAGAAGTTCGAAGAATGACTAAGCCAAATATCGGCTAAGCGCATATCATTGTATTAGTGCATAAGAATAACCTGACGATGAATGTGTGGTTCACCTTTTATGGTGACagaaataaagataataatgAGGTATAAGTGCGAATTTGATGCTGGTGTATTACGAATAATTCAAATTCACTCTTGACTAAGATTGGTGGTACTGCAAATCGCCAACGCTCGATCAATCTCTAGACTGATTTGAACTTTGGAGTTCAACCATGCATTTGACGCGCATGCGACTAATTCAATGGCTTCACAGATAGTAGGGAAGGACTTTTCTTAGAATCGAAGGTTGACGTTGCGTTTCTTCCAAGTTTGGTCCTGCTTATGTCGGGTTTAGTTCTATATTACAATTTGACCGTTAATTATTGCCAACTTTTCCTGCAACTGAGCAGTGATACATGATTTCTAATAAGTAAGCGAAGATTTCCACTAATACATCGTACCAACACGACGGGGGGTTTCCCTCACGAGGGAAGCTGTCGAACAGCCTTGATCATAGCAGAAAATGACCGTCGGTACCTGTATGCAAACACCGCGGCTGAAACCAAGAAAGGACTGGCCACCAGGGTCAAGAAACTTCGCACCAATATCTTGCCTTGGGCATCACTCTTGTTGATGACGTCCAGGTAGCCCTCGTTGCTGAAGCTGACTCTGGAGTACTTCGTCTGCCAGCCAAGGCGAGGGAAGTACACGCTCATCATCTCTTCGAGATACTTTCTCAACCTGTAACGTTTTGACAAGACTGAGGATCGCATCTCGACATAATTTTGCAGGGCAAGATCGTTGATTGCATGGGCGTCGGCTGGCCGAACCGCTGAGTACTCCGCCAATGCAAGTGACCGCTGGAAAGCTGGTTCGGATTTAGATGACTCGCTGGCAGGATCATTGGGCTCATCGATCTGAGCGTGTTTGTCAAGTATTGAAAAGAGAATCCGTACATCCTCCATGCCCGCATTCATGCCTTGGCCATAGAAAGGCACCATGGCATGAgcggcatcaccaacaataacGCAAGAAGAGCCATAATGGTACGGCTTGCACTTGAGGCTGATAAGTGGGAGGTGAGGATTTGTGTTGAAAGATTCAATCAACTCATCGCCTGGTATCAAGTCCGTAACGCCCGGGAAATGGCTGTCGAAAAAGGCTGGAACGCTGGCAGGGTTATTCTCAAGATCTGAGAAATCCTTGCTAGGCATAAAGAGTGTGCATGTGAATGAGCCGTCCTAAGCAAAAGAGTCAATAAATTGTGGAGAACTAATGGAAACGAATAAGAACATACATCGCTAGGAATAGCAATGAACATGAAATCCTTGCCGGGCCAAATATGCAAGTGATTAGGCGATATTCGGAACTTGGCCATTGGATCGGCTGTTTCATCAGTCTTGACTGGCTTGAGCTGGAACTCGCACCATAGAGTATCAATGTACTCCTGCTGGTAGTTCATCCGGGTAAACTTCATAAGATGGTAGCGAACAGCAGAATGGGCACCGTCAGCTCCAATCATAAGATCGAAGGAAATATCGATTTCCTTGGGGCGAGACTCCTCGGACGACTTTGCATCGGCCACTTCAAACCAAGCTTTGCATTCACGATAGTCGGCGCCTGTGAGTTTGTGGTTAAAGAATAACTTGACATTAGGCATATTATCCAGGATATCGAGCAATCGCTTGTTCAGGCCTGCCCGATCAATGGCGTGAATTGCCTATTTCGAATCGTCAGTTTCACATGCTACACGGGAGTTGAGGCAATTATGCATACTCGTCCCTTGACATCGTAGTCTTGCGACTGCTCAAAGAGTGCTCCAGTTGGGCCTCTACCATGAATCATGCGGCCTCTCATTGGAATTGTTGTCGACATGACATGGTCAAGGAGGCCCGGTTGACCTGCATGACGCATAGCATTGATTCCGCGCTCTGAAATTGCGAGATTGATAGATTTTGTAAAGTTGAGTGGGATAGTACTGGGATCCCGGAGGTCTAGACCAGTCAGCGAATGCGCCCCTCGAACGGTTGAAGAGAATTTTCTTAAAAGACCTCAAGAAAAACCTCATACACAACTCTTCGCAAGTCGCGAGAGCTTCAAACGAGTTTCCTCGGGGCTCCGGAACTTATTCGAGTCTTTCGCGATGCGCCAATGGGAAACATGTTAGAAAAAGTCACTTACCCGGTCGCAACTCATAAACTTCAACCTCATGGCCCCTCTGAGCAGCATACAAAGCCGCCAGAGAACCAACAGGGCCAGCACCTACAACAACGATCTTCTGAGGCTTCACCATCTTGCTTGTGAAGTTTGTCAAGGACGAACGGAGACGAAAAATGTCAAGAGATGGCGAGACATTAAGGTCGCCATACTAATAGATCGAGGACCGATTCAAGCCCCGATAGTGCCGGCTGTTACTGTTGCATCAAAGCGATAGCGGCCGGCCGGAAGCGGGGACCCACTTTGTCCACTGCAGaagagccaagaacaacCTTACAGTCACCCACAAGACCACTTACTAACCCCGGCATTCGGTGTTCTGGTAAGTAAATGCCGCTGAAGGTTAAAGAAAATGGTCTAGATCTAAAGTGACTAGATTTGGACTATGGTCCAATGAAGAGGCCGCTGGCTGTGACCAAGTGAGTGTCTTCTGACTGCTCCGATGGGCCGTCGTTGTTAACATAGAGTGAAACCGGTGCGGGTATCAGTATTGCCAACATGTTGTCCTCGATGGCCCAGCGCTCCCTTCAAAGCGCATACCTCAGCTctcttgctgctcttgtGCAGATTAAGTCTGTATTTATCTGGCTCCAAATCCCCCAGATCTCACAACTGTCTGCTCAGAAATGGCATGCTCTACTCCAATCTAACACTGATATCATGGAACGGTTCTCAGCTCAAACGAGCAGAAATTCAGATCTTTAGTGAGATTTTAGTTGCAGAAATTCTCTTGTAGAGATCAATTTGAGTTCCTTGTCCTTCACATGTTCAGTCTTCACCGAAGCACTAACACGTTCGCATGGACCACCGTTACTAATCACGTCTCCGTTATGCCGCAGACCCCCACTTACCCAAAACAGCACCGTTTTACAAAAGAGCGCCAACAGCTTCTGTTAGTGAAGCATATGCATAAACTTGCACAAAACATTTTCAACTGCCCCACCTATTCAGGCTCTGTTAGAGAAGCTCCAGACCGTCGCCAAGCGTAACTGGCCATTGTTAGCGACTACCCTTATCGACGCTTATCAACCTGCAGCAAACGGAGCCGAGTCGATCTTTTGCTCTCGTCTGAAAGTTGCACCACGAACCACGACTCTACGACTACACTGTTTGGCGCTTTGTGATCGCATTTTAATTGTTCGACAGACTCTCACTCCAGGTTACGATTTCTTGACTTATACATTCTTTTTCGCAC of Fusarium oxysporum Fo47 chromosome I, complete sequence contains these proteins:
- a CDS encoding ribosomal protein S8 — protein: MPSVTNIANMCSHLQNASKARLGITSVKNCKYNLQLALALHRSGFFSAIYRSGPHPPTLEQMVSEPPVRVTNANVARMRLWLGLKYWDGKPVLGKANAISTPKRLMTANIAELARLARGFPTKVDGGVVPGLNLGECMFVSTSKGMLEVREALARKQGGLLVCRVS